A single region of the Planctomycetota bacterium genome encodes:
- a CDS encoding LOG family protein yields the protein MEGAGEAEPSQDLIDMIKESADKLVRDHTSRGDIKILERALRELRYAFKVFAPYRGRRKVTIFGSARTLPSHPTFHQAIALGRAMAEKNWLVVTGAASGIMEAGHQGAGRDHSMGINIMLPFEQEANPVINGDPKLVHMKYFFTRKLLFVKECDAVCLLPGGFGTLDEGLEVLTLLQTGKRDMVPVVLVDEPGGKFWSDFQAFITHRLLGHGMISPDDLALFKLTDSIDEAVNEIVNFYRVYHSMRYVRNKLVLRLQAAPSAELLARINADYSDILVEGQFKVAAALPEEAEETTLAKLPRLVFRFNRRSLGRLRQLIDLLNREVTLPA from the coding sequence ATGGAAGGGGCCGGCGAGGCCGAGCCGTCGCAGGACTTGATCGACATGATCAAGGAGTCGGCTGACAAGCTGGTCCGCGATCACACCAGCCGCGGCGATATCAAGATTCTGGAACGCGCCCTGCGCGAATTGCGTTACGCCTTCAAGGTGTTCGCTCCGTATCGCGGGCGGCGCAAGGTCACGATCTTTGGCTCGGCCCGGACGTTGCCCAGCCACCCGACCTTTCACCAGGCGATAGCCCTCGGCCGCGCCATGGCCGAAAAGAACTGGCTCGTCGTCACCGGCGCGGCCAGCGGCATCATGGAAGCGGGACACCAGGGGGCCGGCCGCGACCACTCGATGGGCATCAACATCATGTTGCCCTTCGAGCAGGAAGCCAATCCGGTCATCAACGGCGATCCCAAACTTGTACACATGAAGTACTTCTTCACGCGCAAATTGCTGTTCGTAAAGGAATGCGACGCGGTCTGCCTGCTGCCCGGCGGGTTTGGCACCTTGGACGAAGGGCTCGAAGTGCTGACGTTGCTGCAAACCGGCAAGCGCGACATGGTGCCGGTCGTGCTGGTCGACGAGCCCGGCGGCAAATTCTGGAGCGACTTCCAGGCATTTATCACGCACCGGCTGCTGGGACACGGCATGATCTCGCCCGACGACCTGGCGCTATTCAAGCTAACCGACAGTATCGACGAAGCGGTCAACGAGATCGTCAACTTCTATCGCGTCTATCACAGTATGCGTTATGTCCGCAACAAGCTCGTGTTGCGATTGCAAGCCGCGCCGAGTGCCGAGTTGCTGGCGCGGATCAACGCCGACTACAGCGACATTCTGGTCGAAGGTCAATTCAAAGTCGCGGCCGCGCTGCCCGAAGAAGCCGAAGAGACGACGCTGGCCAAGCTGCCGCGGCTGGTATTCCGCTTCAATCGCCGCAGCCTGGGCCGACTGCGTCAGTTGATCGACCTGTTGAATCGCGAAGTCACGCTGCCGGCGTGA
- a CDS encoding type II secretion system F family protein, with the protein MITVVPFAVFGAIAMAVWAVMNMLTAEKPRSAERLDEIRNPTLRKKRLESEAAIKKQGAVTQMIVKATPALAKPLQPTNELEANKLKLRLANAGFRAETAPTVFLGLKFMCLVLGLMFSGVTMTALARFDQQAIMMAVSVAGVMFYLPGLVLAFMISRRKEGIFLGLPDALDLMVVCVEAGLGLDQAMRKVSEEMKKSYPVVAEEFALANFQMQVGRTRSEVLHELGTRSGVDDLKALASILIQADKFGSSVAQALRVQSDSMRTRRRQMAEEKAAKTAVKLIFPLVIFIFPGIFVILVGPAAITMVREMFPMMSGK; encoded by the coding sequence ATGATAACGGTGGTTCCCTTCGCGGTCTTCGGCGCGATCGCCATGGCCGTGTGGGCGGTCATGAATATGTTGACCGCCGAAAAGCCGCGCTCGGCCGAACGGCTGGACGAGATTCGCAACCCGACGCTGCGCAAGAAGCGGCTCGAAAGCGAAGCCGCCATCAAGAAACAAGGCGCGGTCACCCAGATGATCGTCAAGGCGACTCCCGCCTTGGCCAAGCCGCTGCAACCGACCAACGAGTTGGAAGCCAACAAGCTGAAGCTGCGCCTGGCCAACGCCGGGTTCCGCGCTGAAACCGCGCCCACGGTCTTTCTGGGCTTGAAGTTCATGTGCCTGGTGTTGGGGCTAATGTTCAGCGGCGTCACGATGACGGCGCTGGCCCGCTTTGATCAACAGGCGATCATGATGGCCGTTTCGGTGGCCGGCGTGATGTTCTATCTGCCCGGCCTGGTTCTGGCGTTCATGATCTCGCGGCGCAAGGAAGGCATCTTTCTCGGCCTGCCCGACGCGCTGGACCTGATGGTGGTCTGCGTCGAAGCGGGCCTGGGCCTGGACCAGGCCATGCGCAAAGTCTCGGAAGAGATGAAGAAGTCCTACCCGGTGGTCGCCGAGGAATTCGCCCTGGCCAACTTCCAGATGCAAGTCGGCCGCACACGCAGCGAAGTGTTGCACGAGTTGGGCACACGTTCGGGCGTGGACGACTTGAAGGCTCTGGCGTCGATCTTGATCCAGGCCGACAAGTTCGGCTCGAGCGTCGCCCAGGCCCTGCGTGTCCAGAGCGACAGCATGCGCACTCGCCGCCGCCAGATGGCCGAGGAAAAGGCCGCCAAGACAGCGGTCAAGCTGATCTTCCCGCTGGTGATCTTCATCTTCCCAGGCATCTTCGTGATCCTGGTCGGGCCGGCGGCCATCACGATGGTCCGCGAAATGTTCCCGATGATGAGCGGCAAGTAA
- a CDS encoding sugar nucleotide-binding protein: MPAAAARRNSPGKWRTWGMAHRGVLSSMEANVDKLLLTGAETLVGANLALALRDRWQVTTLGADPSNSVEGCAFQSCDLADADEVAAVASNVSPRWIVHCGALSQSSWDLQSQDSFDTAGEMQIVQALMAAAHRSGAQLAALTTDAAFCGPRMFHAEISPATGASPAADAARALERALLGNASLVIRSHVYGWSPAGTPASFAEQVYEQLSQGLPCPVDAQNYATPILVTDLAELMHRALTVDLRGVYHLTGAERTSQYRFAAEMAVAFGLTGKQVRLEPPARRSTTRAYHDETSLNTALARRELRVPLPMLREGLFRFAEQTVNGHRESLLTPSRHDFQHAA; the protein is encoded by the coding sequence ATGCCAGCGGCCGCGGCGCGACGCAACTCGCCCGGCAAATGGCGGACATGGGGGATGGCGCACCGAGGCGTGCTGTCGAGCATGGAGGCAAACGTGGATAAGCTGTTGTTGACCGGCGCCGAGACGCTGGTTGGCGCGAATCTTGCTTTGGCGCTGCGCGATCGTTGGCAGGTGACGACGCTTGGCGCCGACCCCAGCAACTCGGTCGAAGGTTGTGCATTCCAGAGTTGCGATCTGGCCGATGCCGACGAAGTCGCCGCGGTTGCCTCGAACGTGTCGCCGCGCTGGATCGTGCATTGCGGCGCCCTGTCGCAGAGTTCGTGGGATCTGCAAAGCCAGGACTCGTTCGACACCGCCGGCGAGATGCAAATCGTACAAGCCTTGATGGCGGCCGCCCATCGCTCGGGCGCGCAACTGGCCGCGCTCACCACCGACGCGGCCTTCTGTGGGCCGCGAATGTTCCACGCCGAAATCTCGCCCGCCACCGGCGCTAGCCCCGCCGCCGACGCGGCCCGGGCGCTCGAACGAGCCCTGTTGGGGAACGCCTCGCTGGTGATTCGCAGCCATGTTTATGGTTGGAGCCCGGCCGGCACGCCAGCTTCGTTCGCCGAGCAAGTTTACGAACAACTCAGCCAAGGGCTCCCCTGCCCGGTCGATGCCCAGAACTACGCCACGCCGATCCTGGTCACCGATTTGGCCGAACTGATGCACCGCGCGCTGACCGTCGACCTGCGCGGCGTTTATCATCTGACCGGCGCCGAGCGCACCAGTCAGTACCGGTTCGCGGCCGAGATGGCCGTCGCCTTTGGTCTGACCGGCAAGCAAGTCCGCCTGGAACCGCCAGCCCGGCGTTCGACCACGCGGGCATACCATGACGAAACGTCGTTGAACACGGCCTTGGCTCGACGCGAGCTGCGCGTGCCGTTGCCGATGTTGCGCG
- a CDS encoding DUF1553 domain-containing protein, producing MDRKTLVSLRRTIGALAVASAWAWLGANAHAADAQPAANTVAAANTTNAPAPAAASVPAPIVRMEVHPERIKLSDPRDYARVIISGYDAAGLVRDLTNTAQLTIDNEKVVKIKNHRLSPVGQGSAKLTVRSGTLQKEVAIEVGALDQPRPVSFLLDVQASLTKQGCNQGACHGSPSGKGGFRLSLRAYDPVLDTETLIRESFNRRVNLADPLASLIIRKPLMEVPHVGGKRLGKTDEAYALLRDWIAQGCQLDKDPNIHCVKIEVYPKQRLYYLPADQQLMVTGHFSDGSIRDITRLADFSSSDQAVASVDTEGLVRGEQNGESTILVRYLEQMETIPLVFLEQRPNLKWAAPAEKNYIDKLVFTKLKQLQIVPSQPAGDEEFVRRLYLDVIGRLPKVAETEQFLADKDPNKRAKLIDQLIEAPEYAEYWALKWADLLRVRKTAVSEPGVFKFHHWLVQALRSNMPYDQFARQLLTAQGSTLQNPAANFFRAAAETNDCTETVSQIFLGARIQCAKCHNHPFERWTQDNYYGISAFFTRIQRKKSADDNDLVVWVARSGEVTQPRTGKQMQPWMPVRGTVPMTGESDRRLLLAEWLTAADNPRFARVEVNRIWAQVMGRGIVEPIDDFRDSNPAAHPALLDELARDFISHGFDRKHVLRVILNSQIYQLSSRSNEFNRDDAKYFSHYHTRILPAEVLLDAICQVTDVPEKYAGLPAGTRAVQMPGTDSDHEFLKVFGKPARETPCACERSGETNLSQALQMINGALLHNKLRDGDSRAKKLLTAGKSPEQIVRELYLAACCRAPNANELKAALTYVSANGDMARGLEDVSWALLNSNEFLFQH from the coding sequence ATGGACCGGAAAACCTTGGTATCGCTACGACGCACGATCGGGGCCTTGGCCGTGGCGAGTGCCTGGGCGTGGCTCGGCGCGAACGCTCATGCGGCCGACGCCCAACCTGCCGCGAACACCGTGGCGGCGGCCAATACGACGAACGCTCCGGCGCCAGCAGCCGCGAGCGTGCCAGCGCCGATTGTGCGGATGGAAGTTCATCCTGAGCGGATCAAGCTCAGTGATCCACGCGACTATGCTCGTGTCATCATCTCGGGCTACGACGCCGCGGGCCTAGTGCGCGACTTGACCAACACGGCGCAACTGACGATCGACAACGAGAAGGTCGTCAAGATCAAGAACCATCGGCTGTCGCCGGTGGGGCAGGGGAGCGCCAAACTGACGGTTCGCTCGGGCACGCTGCAAAAGGAAGTTGCCATCGAAGTTGGCGCGCTCGACCAGCCGCGGCCGGTGTCGTTCCTGCTCGACGTGCAGGCTTCGTTGACCAAGCAAGGGTGCAATCAAGGGGCTTGTCACGGTTCGCCGAGCGGGAAGGGGGGGTTCCGCCTGTCGTTGCGAGCGTACGACCCCGTGCTCGATACCGAGACGCTGATTCGCGAATCGTTCAACCGCCGGGTGAATCTCGCCGACCCGCTGGCCAGCTTGATCATCCGCAAGCCGCTAATGGAAGTGCCGCACGTCGGCGGCAAGCGACTGGGCAAAACCGATGAAGCCTACGCGTTATTGCGCGACTGGATCGCCCAAGGCTGTCAGTTGGACAAGGATCCGAATATTCATTGCGTGAAGATCGAGGTCTATCCCAAGCAGCGGCTCTACTACTTACCCGCCGATCAACAGTTGATGGTCACGGGGCACTTCTCGGACGGTTCGATCCGCGACATCACGCGCTTGGCCGACTTTAGCAGCAGCGACCAGGCCGTCGCCTCGGTCGACACCGAAGGGCTGGTCCGCGGCGAGCAGAACGGCGAATCGACGATTCTGGTCCGTTACCTGGAACAGATGGAAACGATTCCGCTAGTGTTCCTGGAGCAGCGGCCGAACCTGAAATGGGCCGCGCCGGCCGAAAAGAATTACATCGACAAGCTGGTCTTTACCAAGCTCAAGCAGTTGCAAATCGTCCCGTCGCAACCCGCCGGCGATGAAGAGTTCGTGCGGCGTCTTTACCTGGACGTGATCGGGCGCTTGCCCAAGGTGGCTGAGACCGAGCAGTTCCTAGCCGACAAGGATCCGAACAAGCGAGCCAAGTTGATCGACCAGTTGATCGAAGCGCCAGAATACGCCGAATACTGGGCGCTGAAGTGGGCCGACCTGCTGCGCGTGCGCAAGACCGCGGTGTCGGAGCCAGGCGTGTTCAAGTTCCACCACTGGCTGGTCCAAGCCCTGCGCTCGAACATGCCGTACGATCAGTTCGCCCGGCAATTGCTGACCGCCCAGGGAAGCACGCTGCAAAACCCCGCGGCCAACTTCTTCCGCGCCGCGGCCGAGACCAACGATTGCACCGAGACGGTCTCGCAGATATTTCTGGGCGCGCGCATCCAATGCGCCAAGTGCCACAACCATCCGTTCGAGCGCTGGACGCAAGATAACTACTACGGGATTAGCGCCTTTTTTACCCGCATTCAGCGCAAGAAGAGCGCCGACGACAATGATCTGGTCGTGTGGGTGGCCCGCTCGGGCGAGGTGACGCAACCGCGCACGGGCAAGCAAATGCAGCCCTGGATGCCGGTTCGCGGCACGGTGCCGATGACGGGCGAGTCGGATCGCCGCTTGCTGTTGGCCGAGTGGCTGACCGCGGCGGACAATCCGCGATTCGCGCGCGTCGAGGTTAATCGCATTTGGGCCCAGGTGATGGGGCGCGGCATTGTCGAGCCGATCGACGATTTCCGCGACTCGAACCCAGCGGCTCATCCGGCCTTGCTCGACGAGTTGGCCCGCGACTTCATTTCGCACGGCTTTGACCGCAAGCATGTCCTGCGGGTGATCCTCAATAGCCAGATCTATCAACTCAGTTCGCGGAGCAACGAGTTCAACCGTGACGACGCGAAATACTTCTCGCACTACCACACTCGCATCCTGCCGGCCGAAGTGCTGCTCGACGCCATTTGCCAAGTGACCGACGTGCCCGAGAAGTACGCCGGCCTACCCGCTGGCACGCGCGCCGTGCAAATGCCCGGCACCGACAGCGACCATGAGTTCCTGAAAGTGTTCGGCAAACCAGCCCGTGAAACGCCGTGCGCATGCGAACGCTCGGGCGAGACGAACCTGTCGCAAGCGTTGCAGATGATCAACGGCGCGCTGCTGCACAACAAGCTGCGCGACGGCGACAGCCGGGCCAAGAAGTTGCTCACCGCGGGCAAGTCGCCCGAACAGATCGTTCGCGAGCTGTATCTGGCGGCTTGTTGCCGAGCGCCGAACGCCAACGAGCTGAAGGCGGCGTTGACCTATGTGAGCGCCAATGGCGACATGGCCCGCGGGCTCGAAGACGTGAGTTGGGCGCTGTTGAACAGCAACGAGTTCTTGTTCCAGCACTAG
- a CDS encoding DUF1501 domain-containing protein, with protein sequence MFTVLGSRRTVCGNLTRREMLRVGGLGLAGLGLADMLRLQEAAASEGAARPRSFGQAKNVILIHLYGAPSQLETFDPKPDAPVEVRGELDSIESSLPGCRVGELLPNAAKAMDRCTVVRSMSHPFPIHGAAYALSGVPVVTVPMELNPRDAGHWPFFGSVVDFIDAKRKTERPRDLPNNIALPFQFSSRRVGEVPRAGPYAAFLGAEYDPVWGEFRGTATRGIEKTLREMVYTENDPYMGVSPDSHFEVPAVTSLQGDLTLDRLNRRRSLVAQLEQQRADLAEAPVGHQFDRYRAMTYDLLQSDRLRKALDTRLESEPSRALYGNTLFGHSCLTARRLVEAGARVVTIFWDEYGVAGSAWDTHWNHYPRMKEELCPGFDVGWYGLITDLDQRGLLDDTLVVLTSEHGRTPRISTARGGGRDHWSRAYCNVVAGGGTARGRLVGATDKQAGDVVSRPVSPKDMLATMYHLMGIDHHTMVRDALGRPLPLVEGNVVSDVLA encoded by the coding sequence ATGTTCACCGTGCTTGGTTCGCGACGAACGGTGTGTGGCAATCTAACGCGACGCGAGATGCTGCGCGTCGGTGGGCTGGGGCTCGCGGGGCTCGGGCTGGCTGACATGCTGCGCCTGCAAGAGGCCGCCGCCAGCGAAGGGGCCGCGCGGCCACGATCGTTTGGCCAGGCCAAGAACGTCATCTTGATTCACCTGTACGGCGCGCCGAGCCAGCTCGAGACGTTCGATCCCAAGCCCGACGCCCCCGTCGAGGTGCGCGGCGAGTTGGATTCGATCGAGTCCAGCCTGCCGGGCTGCCGTGTTGGCGAGTTGCTGCCCAACGCGGCCAAGGCGATGGATCGCTGCACGGTCGTCCGCTCGATGAGCCATCCGTTCCCAATTCACGGCGCGGCCTACGCGCTGAGTGGCGTGCCGGTCGTGACGGTTCCGATGGAGTTGAATCCACGCGACGCGGGGCATTGGCCTTTCTTTGGCTCGGTGGTCGATTTCATCGACGCTAAGCGCAAGACCGAACGCCCGCGCGACCTGCCCAACAATATCGCCCTGCCCTTCCAGTTCAGCTCGCGCCGCGTGGGCGAAGTGCCCCGGGCCGGCCCGTACGCCGCGTTCCTGGGGGCCGAGTACGACCCGGTGTGGGGCGAATTCCGTGGCACAGCCACGCGCGGCATTGAGAAGACGCTGCGCGAGATGGTCTACACCGAAAACGACCCGTACATGGGCGTCTCGCCCGACAGCCACTTTGAAGTGCCGGCGGTTACGAGCCTGCAGGGTGATCTGACGCTCGACCGGTTGAACCGCCGACGATCGCTGGTGGCTCAGCTTGAGCAACAACGGGCCGATCTGGCCGAAGCCCCGGTCGGTCATCAGTTCGACCGGTATCGGGCTATGACGTACGATCTGCTTCAGTCCGATCGCTTGCGCAAGGCGCTCGACACGCGGCTGGAATCGGAACCGTCGCGAGCATTATACGGCAACACCCTGTTTGGCCATTCCTGCTTGACGGCCCGACGATTGGTCGAAGCTGGCGCGCGGGTGGTCACCATTTTCTGGGATGAGTACGGCGTGGCCGGCAGCGCTTGGGACACGCACTGGAACCACTACCCGCGGATGAAGGAAGAGTTGTGCCCCGGGTTTGACGTGGGCTGGTACGGGCTAATTACCGATCTGGATCAGCGCGGCCTGCTGGACGACACGCTAGTGGTCCTAACCAGCGAACACGGGCGCACGCCGCGGATCAGCACCGCGCGCGGTGGCGGCCGCGACCATTGGTCGCGCGCCTACTGCAACGTGGTGGCGGGCGGCGGTACGGCGCGCGGCCGTCTGGTCGGCGCCACCGACAAGCAAGCCGGCGACGTGGTCAGCCGACCCGTCAGCCCCAAGGACATGCTGGCGACAATGTATCACTTGATGGGCATCGACCATCACACAATGGTCCGCGATGCGCTGGGTCGCCCCTTGCCGCTGGTCGAAGGGAACGTCGTCAGCGACGTGCTAGCGTAG
- a CDS encoding DUF1501 domain-containing protein, with protein MLTFADRPAENGPVSTSSGTPRSSGLNRRAWLHIGGLAAAGLSLPELWSARSVQAAGEKFSPGFGRAKSCIILFLSGGPSQLELWDPKPDAPAEVRGSLKPIATKSPGLAIGELLPQTAALSEHWTVVRSMTTRDNAHSSSGYAMLTGAPHAPMNAEDQKPGAPNDWPVMGAIVQKFRAQQPNQQTALPAAVRLPTEIWNNGRILWPGQDAGFLGRATDPWLLNCNPNDVQFDVPGLSLLEGNTAIEFDRRRQLLHEIASSTSTSTQPPVSERWSQLRQQAFDLIGSGRSARAFRLDDESSAMRDRYGRTRFGQSVLLTRRLVEAGVSLIQVNWARQDDDPVESPMWDTHRGNENRLKTALVPPLDQAYSALLEDLRDRGLLDETLVVCMAEFGRTPKINRNAGRDHWGHAFSVALAGGGVRGGRAIGASDKLAAYPASRPTGPGDLSATIFHSLGLPAETIIHDRLGRPLPISTGQVISELF; from the coding sequence ATGCTCACCTTTGCCGATCGGCCCGCCGAGAATGGCCCGGTGTCGACAAGTTCGGGCACGCCGCGCAGCTCGGGCCTGAATCGTCGCGCCTGGTTGCACATCGGCGGGCTCGCGGCGGCGGGGCTCTCGTTGCCAGAACTTTGGTCCGCCCGATCGGTGCAAGCGGCCGGCGAAAAGTTCTCGCCCGGCTTCGGTCGCGCCAAGTCGTGCATCATTCTGTTTCTCAGCGGGGGCCCCTCGCAGCTTGAACTGTGGGATCCCAAGCCCGACGCGCCGGCCGAGGTGCGCGGCTCGCTGAAGCCGATTGCCACCAAGAGCCCGGGACTGGCGATTGGTGAACTGCTGCCGCAGACGGCCGCGCTGAGCGAACATTGGACGGTCGTACGGTCGATGACCACGCGCGATAACGCCCACTCGTCGAGCGGTTACGCCATGCTGACCGGCGCGCCCCACGCGCCGATGAACGCCGAGGACCAGAAGCCCGGCGCGCCGAATGACTGGCCGGTGATGGGCGCGATTGTCCAAAAGTTTCGCGCTCAGCAGCCCAATCAACAAACCGCCTTGCCGGCCGCCGTCCGCTTGCCGACCGAAATCTGGAACAACGGCCGTATCCTGTGGCCCGGTCAGGACGCCGGCTTCTTGGGCCGGGCAACCGACCCGTGGCTGTTGAACTGCAATCCAAACGATGTGCAATTCGACGTGCCCGGACTGTCACTGCTGGAAGGAAACACGGCGATCGAGTTCGATCGCCGGCGACAACTGCTGCATGAAATCGCTTCGTCAACCTCGACAAGCACTCAACCACCCGTTTCGGAGCGCTGGTCGCAGCTACGGCAACAGGCATTCGATCTGATCGGTTCCGGGCGTTCGGCTCGCGCCTTTCGTTTGGATGATGAGTCGTCGGCGATGCGCGACCGGTACGGCCGAACACGGTTTGGGCAGAGCGTGCTCCTGACCCGACGCTTGGTCGAAGCCGGCGTGTCGCTGATCCAGGTCAACTGGGCCCGGCAGGATGACGACCCGGTCGAAAGCCCGATGTGGGACACCCATCGGGGGAATGAGAACCGATTGAAGACGGCCCTCGTGCCACCGCTGGACCAGGCCTATTCAGCTTTGCTCGAAGACCTGCGCGACCGCGGGCTGCTCGACGAGACGTTGGTGGTCTGCATGGCTGAATTCGGCCGGACGCCCAAGATCAACCGGAATGCGGGTCGCGACCACTGGGGACACGCTTTCTCAGTGGCCCTGGCCGGTGGGGGTGTACGGGGGGGCCGGGCCATTGGGGCGTCGGACAAACTGGCGGCATACCCCGCCTCGCGGCCGACCGGGCCAGGCGACCTAAGTGCCACGATATTCCACAGTTTGGGGCTGCCGGCCGAAACGATCATCCACGACCGTTTGGGGCGTCCACTACCAATTAGTACCGGTCAGGTCATTTCTGAGTTATTCTAA
- a CDS encoding PPC domain-containing protein, with translation MNHCLRRARLIACLLIPAWAALCSLAAAQAPTVNQLWPRAVRPGGTHELVFLGANLAKPTRWWTNGPLRFEPAEAGADKQNSAERTGVRVVVTDEAMPGVYAVRMATVQGLSNLQLIVVDDLPTLAAGNSHQAPDRALPVEAPVAVEGLCAAGQYEYVKFHAQAGQRLSFDVFARRLGSPLDPVLRLLDATGRELAYADDDEVAGADSRLTYRFEREGDYLLELRDVRYQGSDRHFYRLRIGDFPLPAAVYPLGIPAGAASSVTGVARDGSMLPAVAVAAQPRDATQVNVPLRYTAGGAASWAGVVVGSRQEQIEWEPNDEVATAAPLTIGGAMNGRFDRAGDKDYFTFTAKKGEKVRFTGATRRLGAPTDLYLRLLDAQGKQLAESDDSGSEEGVLEYTPAADGPYILQVEELLGRGGPGFVYRIEAALAEPGFTLVVDADKLDVPQGGVFKVKVTAVRRDFTQPITLALEGISGATLSGETIATGKLITTLTGTLPASYTPGTLLSMRVVGEGTDGKKKFRAVASNLPELRKSLSGLPWPPASLDGLTLVSVGAPMVDFFKLAASKPVVVFPQYAGKATLTVKVERLNKFDGPVTLAFPNLPAGFAAGKAVTIDKGKNELAVELTGPATASVREQELQVVGSGEFQNQPRSATLSGVKLRVAPPIEIDPAQATVSVPSGGKLLLTLTLVRNIDAKTPVELSVAGLPAGVTLAAPLKLEGDKPVAKAELLAQASAARGSATALLRATTTIEGRKVTFDVGTIALDVMAPANDKPANNKPAAETPVAQTQP, from the coding sequence ATGAATCACTGCCTGAGACGAGCCCGGCTGATTGCTTGTTTGCTGATCCCAGCTTGGGCGGCGCTCTGCTCGTTGGCCGCAGCACAAGCGCCGACGGTGAATCAGCTTTGGCCGCGGGCGGTTCGCCCCGGTGGCACGCACGAGTTGGTGTTTCTGGGTGCGAATCTGGCGAAGCCGACGCGGTGGTGGACGAACGGGCCGTTGCGCTTCGAGCCGGCCGAAGCCGGCGCCGACAAACAAAACAGCGCCGAGCGAACCGGCGTCCGAGTCGTGGTGACCGACGAGGCGATGCCGGGCGTGTACGCCGTGCGAATGGCGACGGTGCAAGGCCTGTCGAATCTGCAACTGATCGTGGTCGACGACTTGCCGACCTTGGCGGCTGGCAATTCGCATCAAGCCCCCGATCGCGCGCTGCCCGTCGAAGCGCCCGTGGCCGTCGAAGGTCTCTGCGCCGCGGGACAATATGAATACGTTAAGTTCCATGCCCAGGCGGGGCAGCGGCTGTCGTTCGATGTCTTTGCCCGACGGCTGGGCTCGCCGCTCGACCCCGTGCTGAGGCTGCTCGATGCGACCGGCCGCGAGTTGGCCTACGCCGACGATGACGAGGTGGCCGGCGCCGACAGCCGGCTGACCTATCGCTTTGAGCGCGAAGGGGACTACCTGCTCGAGCTGCGCGACGTGCGCTATCAAGGGAGCGACCGGCATTTTTACCGCTTGCGGATCGGCGACTTCCCATTACCCGCGGCGGTTTATCCGTTGGGCATTCCGGCCGGCGCGGCCAGCAGCGTGACCGGTGTGGCCCGCGATGGTTCAATGTTGCCGGCGGTGGCGGTTGCCGCTCAGCCGCGCGACGCCACGCAAGTGAACGTCCCCTTGCGGTACACGGCGGGCGGCGCGGCCAGTTGGGCCGGCGTGGTCGTCGGCTCGCGGCAAGAACAAATCGAATGGGAACCGAACGACGAAGTCGCGACGGCCGCCCCGCTGACAATCGGCGGCGCAATGAACGGTCGCTTCGATCGCGCCGGCGACAAGGACTATTTCACCTTCACGGCCAAGAAAGGTGAGAAGGTGCGGTTCACCGGAGCGACGCGCCGACTCGGCGCGCCGACGGACCTCTACCTGCGATTGCTCGACGCCCAGGGGAAGCAACTCGCCGAGTCCGACGACTCGGGGAGCGAGGAAGGGGTGCTCGAATACACGCCAGCCGCCGATGGCCCGTACATTTTGCAGGTCGAAGAACTGCTCGGTCGCGGCGGGCCAGGCTTTGTCTATCGAATCGAAGCGGCGTTGGCCGAGCCAGGCTTCACCCTGGTGGTCGACGCCGACAAGCTCGACGTGCCACAAGGGGGCGTGTTCAAGGTCAAAGTGACCGCCGTGCGCCGCGACTTTACCCAGCCGATCACGTTGGCGCTCGAAGGGATCTCGGGGGCCACACTTTCGGGCGAGACGATCGCCACTGGCAAGCTGATCACCACGTTGACCGGCACGCTGCCGGCCAGCTACACGCCGGGAACGCTGTTGTCGATGCGCGTGGTCGGCGAAGGAACCGACGGCAAGAAGAAGTTCCGCGCCGTGGCCAGCAACCTGCCCGAGCTGCGCAAGTCGCTCAGCGGTCTGCCTTGGCCGCCAGCGTCGCTCGACGGGCTGACGCTGGTGAGCGTCGGCGCGCCGATGGTCGACTTTTTTAAGCTGGCCGCGTCAAAGCCCGTGGTCGTGTTTCCGCAATACGCGGGCAAGGCCACGCTGACCGTGAAAGTCGAACGGCTTAACAAGTTCGACGGGCCGGTGACGCTGGCTTTCCCCAACTTGCCGGCGGGTTTCGCGGCGGGCAAGGCCGTGACGATTGATAAAGGCAAGAACGAGCTCGCGGTCGAGTTGACTGGGCCGGCGACCGCCAGCGTGCGCGAGCAAGAGCTTCAAGTCGTCGGCTCGGGCGAGTTCCAGAACCAGCCGCGGTCGGCAACCCTGTCGGGGGTGAAGCTGCGCGTCGCGCCGCCGATTGAAATTGATCCGGCCCAGGCGACCGTTAGCGTACCCTCGGGGGGCAAGCTCCTCTTGACGCTGACGCTGGTACGGAACATCGACGCCAAGACTCCCGTCGAGTTGAGCGTCGCAGGATTGCCGGCCGGGGTGACGCTTGCCGCGCCGTTAAAACTGGAAGGGGACAAGCCGGTCGCGAAAGCGGAACTGCTGGCCCAGGCATCGGCCGCGCGCGGCTCGGCGACGGCGTTGCTGCGCGCCACCACGACGATCGAAGGGCGAAAAGTAACATTTGACGTCGGCACAATCGCGCTCGACGTGATGGCACCCGCCAACGATAAGCCCGCTAATAACAAGCCAGCGGCCGAAACGCCGGTGGCACAAACCCAGCCTTAA